The sequence tgtattaaaaaaactGTGCGTATTAATACATGGTAACGCATCGGAAATTGACGTACCTTAGTTAAAGAATGGTTTAAGGACATGAAGATTACAAAGGAGATTCGAACTGTTGTTGTACCGACCATCTGTTCTAAACATGTTTAGTACCATAAAAGAAAACTCGGAGGAAGATCGACATGTTActcttataataatttcaaacgaaacaaTATGAGGATAATCTATTTATCTAAATACTTGTCAACTTGTTTCGCTGAACTCGCCACTACGATGGAAAATTTCTGACGAACGAATTATTGTTTGTAGCGGATTGAATATCACGACGATGTAGATGAAGAAGAGGGATtcgttttaaagaaaacaagcGGAATAAACGgggaataaaaatgatcgcCATGTGTCAATTACTACATCTTCGTAGTCGCTCTTTGCGAACCCTTATTCTAGGATTGATCTGTTTGACTTTCTACGCGTATTATCGTACGACTCTCTACGATGTTCCTCAGTATACTGTACCACGAAACATTTGTAAGTATTGTTTCTTtgctaatattaaataatatttcgctCACATACGATTACGAAAtgattttaacatttattgcTATTGATAATAGTTGCATCAACTATTGATAATCGTTGGATAACAGTTGAATATGCGTCTACgtgttttaagaaattttatattctattcaGGTCGACCTGCATCTCTGGAGATTTACAAGCAACGATCAAACACCAGCATAGAGATTCATACAGGAGCTTTGTCCAAAAATGACTCTCCAGAATTATCTGTCATTGATCCTTACAGTGTACAAAATGCTAATCTTTCGAATGCTCTGATTACTACGCAGTCAACATCTTCTAGTTCTCAAACCGCGAACGTATCAATCGTTGTTTCCAAGCAAAGCAGCGAAAAACCACCTACGCAAATGGACAAGGTTATCAACGAGATGAAAGCAGTTTCTGTGCTTCCCAATGAATACTCTGCACGTGCTATTTATGAAGCTGGCCATATGGTACCAATACCGGAGAAATGTCCAAATTTTGGTAAAGAAATGGAtctggtaataataataatgtctGCACCAACTCATCTAGAAGCTAGAATGGCAATACGACAAACATGGGGTCATTTTGGTCAGAGAAGCGATATTAGTATCTTGTTTATGTTAGGTGCAACTATGGACTCCAAAGTGGAAACAATTTTGAGAAAGGAACAAAAAACTTACAACGACGTAATACGCGGAAAATTTCTAGATTCGTATTCTAATTTGACGcttaaaacaatttctacCCTCGAATGGGTAGATAGTTATTGTTCCAAggttaaatttcttttaaagacTGATGACGACATGTTTATTAATGTTCCACGTTTGCAAGCTTTCACGATGAAACATGCAAAAGAGAAGAATGTAATATTCGGCAGACTAGCCAAAAAATGGAAACCAATTAGGAACAAAAAAAGCAAGTATTATGTATCTCAAGCACAGTTTAAACATACAATCTTCCCGGACTTCACCACCGGACCAGCGTATCTTTTATCCAGTGATATCATACGTAAGCTGTATGATGCTGCGTTAGACCAAACATATCTTAAACTTGAAGATGTTTTTGTGACTGGTATAGTTGCAAATAAACTGGGTATCAAAAGGACGCATgctaatgaatttttaaataaaaaaatatcgtatagTGCGTGTAATGTTCAACGAGGTATAAGTATTCACATGGTCAAGTACAGCGAGCAATTTGATCTTTGGAAAAAATTACTCGACGGCAAAAGCAAATGTAAATGATAGATATCTGATAAGATAGTAGATATTATATCAttgatttttttcattttgcaacACGATTACTCcgaaaaaatcaataatatgAAATCTTATCACTATGAAAGCTTGAAATCTACAGTAGATGTTTGAGGTTTCCAAGTCACACGACAAATAATGTTAGTCATTTATTGCAATATGAAATCTGTTAGACTGTGTTAAAtcaatttgtaacatttatttctctcctttttttctttttcttttccctttccaaATCAATTAAGAACAGAAATCATGATTTCATATTGCATACTTGATACGTAATGTACTTTTGCGCCTCGTCATAGAAAACTGTCTCTCTAAATAATTGTACGTGAATGAATGACTCGTAGTTTCATGCATGAActatctaatatttataatattcaaacatCATCACAATCAAACAACAGTACTCATaatatacttaatattttaacatttatgaaTGTACGAGAAATAGAAGCTTCCTACATGCACAATTGCGCGATCATTTCGAGTAACATCTAAGTATTTATCATAAGAAGATCGAGaatttaaaactattttctcCGATCAAATACTTTTCACAAAGCTCTCTGTTTGGATATAACGCGGAATGATTTAATGCGATTACGTAATCTATCATTTCGTTACGCAGTGGTATATATGTGAAGAAGATTTTTCCTTTCCCACGATGTAAAACGAACaatcaaataattaacagCGTACCATTCAAACATGTATTGATATCGATACGCTATCGACGGTAGACATGTGAAAATAATGTTTCGACAGGAATCGTCATCGAGTAAACAGCGCGTTTAATTACTAAAGTACGTGATTCAGTTCATATcaacgatttttttttctgtctaaaagaaaaacaaagcaGAAAATAGCTGTACTTAAGATGCGtttcagaaagaaataaagtaaaataattagaattcgAAGGTGTATACGAAAAAGCGCGtttatcgtattaaatatatgtactctGTATAAATCTGagatttatcgaatttaaatttttatataactggggaaatggtattttaaaaatcgtatGCGCagtgtattatttaaaacaattcattttt comes from Bombus pyrosoma isolate SC7728 linkage group LG2, ASM1482585v1, whole genome shotgun sequence and encodes:
- the LOC122575408 gene encoding beta-1,3-galactosyltransferase 5-like → MIAMCQLLHLRSRSLRTLILGLICLTFYAYYRTTLYDVPQYTVPRNICRPASLEIYKQRSNTSIEIHTGALSKNDSPELSVIDPYSVQNANLSNALITTQSTSSSSQTANVSIVVSKQSSEKPPTQMDKVINEMKAVSVLPNEYSARAIYEAGHMVPIPEKCPNFGKEMDLVIIIMSAPTHLEARMAIRQTWGHFGQRSDISILFMLGATMDSKVETILRKEQKTYNDVIRGKFLDSYSNLTLKTISTLEWVDSYCSKVKFLLKTDDDMFINVPRLQAFTMKHAKEKNVIFGRLAKKWKPIRNKKSKYYVSQAQFKHTIFPDFTTGPAYLLSSDIIRKLYDAALDQTYLKLEDVFVTGIVANKLGIKRTHANEFLNKKISYSACNVQRGISIHMVKYSEQFDLWKKLLDGKSKCK